Proteins encoded within one genomic window of Ovis aries strain OAR_USU_Benz2616 breed Rambouillet chromosome 1, ARS-UI_Ramb_v3.0, whole genome shotgun sequence:
- the KIRREL1 gene encoding kin of IRRE-like protein 1 isoform X1 encodes MLSLLVWILTLSDTFSQGTQTRFSQEPADQTVVAGQRAVLPCVLLNYSGIVQWTKDGLALGMGQGLKAWPRYRVVGSAEAGQYNLEITDAELSDDASYECQATEAALRSRRAKLTVLIPPEDIRIDGGPVILLQAGTPHNLTCRAFNAKPAATIIWFRDGTQQEGAVASTELLKDGKRETTVSQLLINPTDLDIGRVFTCRSVNEAIPSGKETSIELNVHHPPTVTLSIEPQTVQEGERVIFTCQATANPEILGYRWAKGGFLIEDAHESRYETNVDYSFFTEPVSCEVHNKVGSTNVSTLVNVHFAPRIVVDPKPTTTDIGSDVTLTCVWVGNPPLTLTWTKKDSNMGPRPPGSPPEAALSAQVLSNSNQLLLKSVTQADAGTYTCRAIVPRIGVAEREVPLYVNGPPIISSEAVQYAVRGDGGKVECFIGSTPPPDRIAWAWKENFLEVGTLERYTVERTNSGSGVLSTLTINNVMEADFQTHYNCTAWNSFGPGTAIIQLEEREVLPVGIIAGATIGAGILLIFFFIALVFFLYRRRKGSRKDVTLRKLDIKVETVNREPLTMHSDREDDTASVSTATRVMKAIYSSFKDDVDLKQDLRCDTIDTREEYEMKDPTNGYYNVRAHEDRPSSRAVLYADYRAPGPARFDGRPSSRLSHSSGYAQLNTYSRAPAPDYGPEPTPPGPAAPAGNDTASQLSYENYEKFNSHPFPGAAGYPTYRLGYPQAPPSGLERTPYEAYDPIGKYATATRFSYTSQHSDYGQRFQQRMQTHV; translated from the exons GGACCCAGACCCGCTTCAGCCAGGAGCCAGCCGACCAGACCGTGGTGGCCGGACAGCGGGCCGTGCTCCCCTGCGTGCTGCTCAACTACTCGGGGATCGTGCAGTGGACCAAGGATGGGCTGGCACTGGGCATGGGGCAGGGCCTCAAAG cCTGGCCACGGTACCGCGTCGTGGGCTCTGCAGAGGCCGGGCAGTACAACCTGGAGATCACAGACGCCGAGCTCTCTGATGATGCCTCTTACGAGTGCCAGGCCACGGAGGCCGCCCTGCGCTCCCGGCGAGCAAAACTCACCGTGCTCA TCCCCCCAGAGGACATCAGGATTGATGGCGGTCCTGTGATCCTGCTGCAGGCGGGCACCCCCCACAACCTCACATGCCGCGCCTTCAACGCCAAGCCTGCCGCCACCATCATCTGGTTCCGGGACGGGACGCAGCAGGAGGGTGCTGTAGCCAGCACG GAACTGCTGAAGGATGGGAAGAGAGAGACCACCGTTAGCCAGCTGCTCATCAACCCTACAGACCTGGACATTGGGCGTGTCTTCACCTGCCGCAGCGTCAACGAGGCCATCCCCAGTGGCAAGGAGACGTCCATTGAGCTCAACGTGCACC ACCCCCCTACGGTGACTCTGTCTATTGAGCCCCAGACGGTGCAGGAGGGCGAGCGTGTCATCTTTACGTGTCAGGCCACGGCCAACCCGGAGATCCTGGGCTACAG GTGGGCCAAGGGGGGCTTCCTGATTGAAGATGCCCATGAGAGTCGCTATGAAACCAATGTTGATTATTCCTTCTTCACGGAGCCCGTGTCCTGTGAGGTTCACAACAAAGTGGGGAGCACCAATGTCAGCACTCTAGTCAATGTCCACT TTGCCCCTCGGATTGTAGTTGACCCTAAACCCACGACCACAGATATTGGCTCTGATGTGACCCTCACCTGTGTCTGGGTTGGGAATCCCCCCCTCACCCTCACCTGGACCAAAAAGGACTCAAACATG GGGCCCAGGCCTCCTGGCTCCCCACCCGAGGCTGCTCTCTCTGCCCAGGTCCTGAGTAACAGCAACCAGCTGCTGCTGAAGTCGGTGACCCAGGCCGATGCCGGCACCTATACCTGCCGGGCCATTGTGCCTCGGATCGGAGTGGCCGAGCGGGAGGTGCCACTTTACGTGAATG GGCCCCCCATCATCTCCAGCGAGGCCGTGCAGTACGCCGTCAGGGGCGACGGCGGCAAGGTGGAGTGTTTCATCGGGAGTACGCCACCACCAGACCGCATT GCCTGGGCATGGAAGGAGAACTTCCTGGAGGTGGGGACCCTGGAACGCTACACGGTGGAGAGGACCAACTCGGGCAGTGGGGTCCTGTCCACGCTCACCATCAACAACGTCATGGAGGCCGACTTTCAGACCCACTACAACTGCACTGCCTGGAACAGCTTCGGCCCGGGAACAGCCATCATCCAGCTGGAAGAGCGAG AGGTGTTACCCGTGGGCATCATCGCCGGGGCCACCATCGGTGCAGGCATCCTGCTCATCTTCTTCTTCATCGCCTTGGTGTTCTTTCTCTACCGGCGCCGCAAAGGCA GTCGCAAAGACGTGACCCTGAGGAAGCTGGACATCAAAGTGGAGACCGTGAACCGGGAGCCACTCACGATGCATTCTGACCGGGAGGACGATACTGCCAGCGTCTCCACGGCGACCCGTGTCATGAAGGCCATCTACTCG TCCTTCAAGGATGACGTGGACCTAAAGCAGGATCTGCGCTGTGACACCATCGACACCCGGGAGGAGTATGAGATGAAG GACCCCACCAATGGCTACTACAATGTGCGTGCCCACGAAGACCGCCCGTCTTCCAGGGCAGTGCTCTATGCTGACTACCGTGCCCCCGGCCCTGCCCGCTTCGACGGCCGCCCCTCCTCCCGCCTCTCCCACTCCAGCGGCTACGCCCAGCTCAACACGTACAGCCGGGCCCCGGCCCCCGACTACGGCCCTGAGCCCACGCCCCCTGGTCCTGCTGCCCCCGCTGGCAACGACACTGCCAGCCAGCTGTCCTACGAGAACTATGAGAAGTTCAATTCCCATCCCTTCCCCGGGGCAGCAGGGTACCCCACCTACCGGCTGGGCTACCCCCAGGCCCCACCGTCCGGCCTGGAGAGGACCCCATACGAGGCATACGACCCCATCGGCAAGTACGCCACCGCCACGCGGTTCTCCTACACCTCCCAGCACTCGGACTACGGCCAGAGATTCCAGCAGCGCATGCAGACGCACGTGTAG
- the KIRREL1 gene encoding kin of IRRE-like protein 1 isoform X2 codes for MLSLLVWILTLSDTFSQGTQTRFSQEPADQTVVAGQRAVLPCVLLNYSGIVQWTKDGLALGMGQGLKAWPRYRVVGSAEAGQYNLEITDAELSDDASYECQATEAALRSRRAKLTVLIPPEDIRIDGGPVILLQAGTPHNLTCRAFNAKPAATIIWFRDGTQQEGAVASTELLKDGKRETTVSQLLINPTDLDIGRVFTCRSVNEAIPSGKETSIELNVHHPPTVTLSIEPQTVQEGERVIFTCQATANPEILGYRWAKGGFLIEDAHESRYETNVDYSFFTEPVSCEVHNKVGSTNVSTLVNVHFAPRIVVDPKPTTTDIGSDVTLTCVWVGNPPLTLTWTKKDSNMVLSNSNQLLLKSVTQADAGTYTCRAIVPRIGVAEREVPLYVNGPPIISSEAVQYAVRGDGGKVECFIGSTPPPDRIAWAWKENFLEVGTLERYTVERTNSGSGVLSTLTINNVMEADFQTHYNCTAWNSFGPGTAIIQLEEREVLPVGIIAGATIGAGILLIFFFIALVFFLYRRRKGSRKDVTLRKLDIKVETVNREPLTMHSDREDDTASVSTATRVMKAIYSSFKDDVDLKQDLRCDTIDTREEYEMKDPTNGYYNVRAHEDRPSSRAVLYADYRAPGPARFDGRPSSRLSHSSGYAQLNTYSRAPAPDYGPEPTPPGPAAPAGNDTASQLSYENYEKFNSHPFPGAAGYPTYRLGYPQAPPSGLERTPYEAYDPIGKYATATRFSYTSQHSDYGQRFQQRMQTHV; via the exons GGACCCAGACCCGCTTCAGCCAGGAGCCAGCCGACCAGACCGTGGTGGCCGGACAGCGGGCCGTGCTCCCCTGCGTGCTGCTCAACTACTCGGGGATCGTGCAGTGGACCAAGGATGGGCTGGCACTGGGCATGGGGCAGGGCCTCAAAG cCTGGCCACGGTACCGCGTCGTGGGCTCTGCAGAGGCCGGGCAGTACAACCTGGAGATCACAGACGCCGAGCTCTCTGATGATGCCTCTTACGAGTGCCAGGCCACGGAGGCCGCCCTGCGCTCCCGGCGAGCAAAACTCACCGTGCTCA TCCCCCCAGAGGACATCAGGATTGATGGCGGTCCTGTGATCCTGCTGCAGGCGGGCACCCCCCACAACCTCACATGCCGCGCCTTCAACGCCAAGCCTGCCGCCACCATCATCTGGTTCCGGGACGGGACGCAGCAGGAGGGTGCTGTAGCCAGCACG GAACTGCTGAAGGATGGGAAGAGAGAGACCACCGTTAGCCAGCTGCTCATCAACCCTACAGACCTGGACATTGGGCGTGTCTTCACCTGCCGCAGCGTCAACGAGGCCATCCCCAGTGGCAAGGAGACGTCCATTGAGCTCAACGTGCACC ACCCCCCTACGGTGACTCTGTCTATTGAGCCCCAGACGGTGCAGGAGGGCGAGCGTGTCATCTTTACGTGTCAGGCCACGGCCAACCCGGAGATCCTGGGCTACAG GTGGGCCAAGGGGGGCTTCCTGATTGAAGATGCCCATGAGAGTCGCTATGAAACCAATGTTGATTATTCCTTCTTCACGGAGCCCGTGTCCTGTGAGGTTCACAACAAAGTGGGGAGCACCAATGTCAGCACTCTAGTCAATGTCCACT TTGCCCCTCGGATTGTAGTTGACCCTAAACCCACGACCACAGATATTGGCTCTGATGTGACCCTCACCTGTGTCTGGGTTGGGAATCCCCCCCTCACCCTCACCTGGACCAAAAAGGACTCAAACATG GTCCTGAGTAACAGCAACCAGCTGCTGCTGAAGTCGGTGACCCAGGCCGATGCCGGCACCTATACCTGCCGGGCCATTGTGCCTCGGATCGGAGTGGCCGAGCGGGAGGTGCCACTTTACGTGAATG GGCCCCCCATCATCTCCAGCGAGGCCGTGCAGTACGCCGTCAGGGGCGACGGCGGCAAGGTGGAGTGTTTCATCGGGAGTACGCCACCACCAGACCGCATT GCCTGGGCATGGAAGGAGAACTTCCTGGAGGTGGGGACCCTGGAACGCTACACGGTGGAGAGGACCAACTCGGGCAGTGGGGTCCTGTCCACGCTCACCATCAACAACGTCATGGAGGCCGACTTTCAGACCCACTACAACTGCACTGCCTGGAACAGCTTCGGCCCGGGAACAGCCATCATCCAGCTGGAAGAGCGAG AGGTGTTACCCGTGGGCATCATCGCCGGGGCCACCATCGGTGCAGGCATCCTGCTCATCTTCTTCTTCATCGCCTTGGTGTTCTTTCTCTACCGGCGCCGCAAAGGCA GTCGCAAAGACGTGACCCTGAGGAAGCTGGACATCAAAGTGGAGACCGTGAACCGGGAGCCACTCACGATGCATTCTGACCGGGAGGACGATACTGCCAGCGTCTCCACGGCGACCCGTGTCATGAAGGCCATCTACTCG TCCTTCAAGGATGACGTGGACCTAAAGCAGGATCTGCGCTGTGACACCATCGACACCCGGGAGGAGTATGAGATGAAG GACCCCACCAATGGCTACTACAATGTGCGTGCCCACGAAGACCGCCCGTCTTCCAGGGCAGTGCTCTATGCTGACTACCGTGCCCCCGGCCCTGCCCGCTTCGACGGCCGCCCCTCCTCCCGCCTCTCCCACTCCAGCGGCTACGCCCAGCTCAACACGTACAGCCGGGCCCCGGCCCCCGACTACGGCCCTGAGCCCACGCCCCCTGGTCCTGCTGCCCCCGCTGGCAACGACACTGCCAGCCAGCTGTCCTACGAGAACTATGAGAAGTTCAATTCCCATCCCTTCCCCGGGGCAGCAGGGTACCCCACCTACCGGCTGGGCTACCCCCAGGCCCCACCGTCCGGCCTGGAGAGGACCCCATACGAGGCATACGACCCCATCGGCAAGTACGCCACCGCCACGCGGTTCTCCTACACCTCCCAGCACTCGGACTACGGCCAGAGATTCCAGCAGCGCATGCAGACGCACGTGTAG
- the KIRREL1 gene encoding kin of IRRE-like protein 1 isoform X3: MLSLLVWILTLSDTFSQGTQTRFSQEPADQTVVAGQRAVLPCVLLNYSGIVQWTKDGLALGMGQGLKVPPEDIRIDGGPVILLQAGTPHNLTCRAFNAKPAATIIWFRDGTQQEGAVASTELLKDGKRETTVSQLLINPTDLDIGRVFTCRSVNEAIPSGKETSIELNVHHPPTVTLSIEPQTVQEGERVIFTCQATANPEILGYRWAKGGFLIEDAHESRYETNVDYSFFTEPVSCEVHNKVGSTNVSTLVNVHFAPRIVVDPKPTTTDIGSDVTLTCVWVGNPPLTLTWTKKDSNMGPRPPGSPPEAALSAQVLSNSNQLLLKSVTQADAGTYTCRAIVPRIGVAEREVPLYVNGPPIISSEAVQYAVRGDGGKVECFIGSTPPPDRIAWAWKENFLEVGTLERYTVERTNSGSGVLSTLTINNVMEADFQTHYNCTAWNSFGPGTAIIQLEEREVLPVGIIAGATIGAGILLIFFFIALVFFLYRRRKGSRKDVTLRKLDIKVETVNREPLTMHSDREDDTASVSTATRVMKAIYSSFKDDVDLKQDLRCDTIDTREEYEMKDPTNGYYNVRAHEDRPSSRAVLYADYRAPGPARFDGRPSSRLSHSSGYAQLNTYSRAPAPDYGPEPTPPGPAAPAGNDTASQLSYENYEKFNSHPFPGAAGYPTYRLGYPQAPPSGLERTPYEAYDPIGKYATATRFSYTSQHSDYGQRFQQRMQTHV, translated from the exons GGACCCAGACCCGCTTCAGCCAGGAGCCAGCCGACCAGACCGTGGTGGCCGGACAGCGGGCCGTGCTCCCCTGCGTGCTGCTCAACTACTCGGGGATCGTGCAGTGGACCAAGGATGGGCTGGCACTGGGCATGGGGCAGGGCCTCAAAG TCCCCCCAGAGGACATCAGGATTGATGGCGGTCCTGTGATCCTGCTGCAGGCGGGCACCCCCCACAACCTCACATGCCGCGCCTTCAACGCCAAGCCTGCCGCCACCATCATCTGGTTCCGGGACGGGACGCAGCAGGAGGGTGCTGTAGCCAGCACG GAACTGCTGAAGGATGGGAAGAGAGAGACCACCGTTAGCCAGCTGCTCATCAACCCTACAGACCTGGACATTGGGCGTGTCTTCACCTGCCGCAGCGTCAACGAGGCCATCCCCAGTGGCAAGGAGACGTCCATTGAGCTCAACGTGCACC ACCCCCCTACGGTGACTCTGTCTATTGAGCCCCAGACGGTGCAGGAGGGCGAGCGTGTCATCTTTACGTGTCAGGCCACGGCCAACCCGGAGATCCTGGGCTACAG GTGGGCCAAGGGGGGCTTCCTGATTGAAGATGCCCATGAGAGTCGCTATGAAACCAATGTTGATTATTCCTTCTTCACGGAGCCCGTGTCCTGTGAGGTTCACAACAAAGTGGGGAGCACCAATGTCAGCACTCTAGTCAATGTCCACT TTGCCCCTCGGATTGTAGTTGACCCTAAACCCACGACCACAGATATTGGCTCTGATGTGACCCTCACCTGTGTCTGGGTTGGGAATCCCCCCCTCACCCTCACCTGGACCAAAAAGGACTCAAACATG GGGCCCAGGCCTCCTGGCTCCCCACCCGAGGCTGCTCTCTCTGCCCAGGTCCTGAGTAACAGCAACCAGCTGCTGCTGAAGTCGGTGACCCAGGCCGATGCCGGCACCTATACCTGCCGGGCCATTGTGCCTCGGATCGGAGTGGCCGAGCGGGAGGTGCCACTTTACGTGAATG GGCCCCCCATCATCTCCAGCGAGGCCGTGCAGTACGCCGTCAGGGGCGACGGCGGCAAGGTGGAGTGTTTCATCGGGAGTACGCCACCACCAGACCGCATT GCCTGGGCATGGAAGGAGAACTTCCTGGAGGTGGGGACCCTGGAACGCTACACGGTGGAGAGGACCAACTCGGGCAGTGGGGTCCTGTCCACGCTCACCATCAACAACGTCATGGAGGCCGACTTTCAGACCCACTACAACTGCACTGCCTGGAACAGCTTCGGCCCGGGAACAGCCATCATCCAGCTGGAAGAGCGAG AGGTGTTACCCGTGGGCATCATCGCCGGGGCCACCATCGGTGCAGGCATCCTGCTCATCTTCTTCTTCATCGCCTTGGTGTTCTTTCTCTACCGGCGCCGCAAAGGCA GTCGCAAAGACGTGACCCTGAGGAAGCTGGACATCAAAGTGGAGACCGTGAACCGGGAGCCACTCACGATGCATTCTGACCGGGAGGACGATACTGCCAGCGTCTCCACGGCGACCCGTGTCATGAAGGCCATCTACTCG TCCTTCAAGGATGACGTGGACCTAAAGCAGGATCTGCGCTGTGACACCATCGACACCCGGGAGGAGTATGAGATGAAG GACCCCACCAATGGCTACTACAATGTGCGTGCCCACGAAGACCGCCCGTCTTCCAGGGCAGTGCTCTATGCTGACTACCGTGCCCCCGGCCCTGCCCGCTTCGACGGCCGCCCCTCCTCCCGCCTCTCCCACTCCAGCGGCTACGCCCAGCTCAACACGTACAGCCGGGCCCCGGCCCCCGACTACGGCCCTGAGCCCACGCCCCCTGGTCCTGCTGCCCCCGCTGGCAACGACACTGCCAGCCAGCTGTCCTACGAGAACTATGAGAAGTTCAATTCCCATCCCTTCCCCGGGGCAGCAGGGTACCCCACCTACCGGCTGGGCTACCCCCAGGCCCCACCGTCCGGCCTGGAGAGGACCCCATACGAGGCATACGACCCCATCGGCAAGTACGCCACCGCCACGCGGTTCTCCTACACCTCCCAGCACTCGGACTACGGCCAGAGATTCCAGCAGCGCATGCAGACGCACGTGTAG
- the KIRREL1 gene encoding kin of IRRE-like protein 1 isoform X4 gives MGQGLKAWPRYRVVGSAEAGQYNLEITDAELSDDASYECQATEAALRSRRAKLTVLIPPEDIRIDGGPVILLQAGTPHNLTCRAFNAKPAATIIWFRDGTQQEGAVASTELLKDGKRETTVSQLLINPTDLDIGRVFTCRSVNEAIPSGKETSIELNVHHPPTVTLSIEPQTVQEGERVIFTCQATANPEILGYRWAKGGFLIEDAHESRYETNVDYSFFTEPVSCEVHNKVGSTNVSTLVNVHFAPRIVVDPKPTTTDIGSDVTLTCVWVGNPPLTLTWTKKDSNMGPRPPGSPPEAALSAQVLSNSNQLLLKSVTQADAGTYTCRAIVPRIGVAEREVPLYVNGPPIISSEAVQYAVRGDGGKVECFIGSTPPPDRIAWAWKENFLEVGTLERYTVERTNSGSGVLSTLTINNVMEADFQTHYNCTAWNSFGPGTAIIQLEEREVLPVGIIAGATIGAGILLIFFFIALVFFLYRRRKGSRKDVTLRKLDIKVETVNREPLTMHSDREDDTASVSTATRVMKAIYSSFKDDVDLKQDLRCDTIDTREEYEMKDPTNGYYNVRAHEDRPSSRAVLYADYRAPGPARFDGRPSSRLSHSSGYAQLNTYSRAPAPDYGPEPTPPGPAAPAGNDTASQLSYENYEKFNSHPFPGAAGYPTYRLGYPQAPPSGLERTPYEAYDPIGKYATATRFSYTSQHSDYGQRFQQRMQTHV, from the exons ATGGGGCAGGGCCTCAAAG cCTGGCCACGGTACCGCGTCGTGGGCTCTGCAGAGGCCGGGCAGTACAACCTGGAGATCACAGACGCCGAGCTCTCTGATGATGCCTCTTACGAGTGCCAGGCCACGGAGGCCGCCCTGCGCTCCCGGCGAGCAAAACTCACCGTGCTCA TCCCCCCAGAGGACATCAGGATTGATGGCGGTCCTGTGATCCTGCTGCAGGCGGGCACCCCCCACAACCTCACATGCCGCGCCTTCAACGCCAAGCCTGCCGCCACCATCATCTGGTTCCGGGACGGGACGCAGCAGGAGGGTGCTGTAGCCAGCACG GAACTGCTGAAGGATGGGAAGAGAGAGACCACCGTTAGCCAGCTGCTCATCAACCCTACAGACCTGGACATTGGGCGTGTCTTCACCTGCCGCAGCGTCAACGAGGCCATCCCCAGTGGCAAGGAGACGTCCATTGAGCTCAACGTGCACC ACCCCCCTACGGTGACTCTGTCTATTGAGCCCCAGACGGTGCAGGAGGGCGAGCGTGTCATCTTTACGTGTCAGGCCACGGCCAACCCGGAGATCCTGGGCTACAG GTGGGCCAAGGGGGGCTTCCTGATTGAAGATGCCCATGAGAGTCGCTATGAAACCAATGTTGATTATTCCTTCTTCACGGAGCCCGTGTCCTGTGAGGTTCACAACAAAGTGGGGAGCACCAATGTCAGCACTCTAGTCAATGTCCACT TTGCCCCTCGGATTGTAGTTGACCCTAAACCCACGACCACAGATATTGGCTCTGATGTGACCCTCACCTGTGTCTGGGTTGGGAATCCCCCCCTCACCCTCACCTGGACCAAAAAGGACTCAAACATG GGGCCCAGGCCTCCTGGCTCCCCACCCGAGGCTGCTCTCTCTGCCCAGGTCCTGAGTAACAGCAACCAGCTGCTGCTGAAGTCGGTGACCCAGGCCGATGCCGGCACCTATACCTGCCGGGCCATTGTGCCTCGGATCGGAGTGGCCGAGCGGGAGGTGCCACTTTACGTGAATG GGCCCCCCATCATCTCCAGCGAGGCCGTGCAGTACGCCGTCAGGGGCGACGGCGGCAAGGTGGAGTGTTTCATCGGGAGTACGCCACCACCAGACCGCATT GCCTGGGCATGGAAGGAGAACTTCCTGGAGGTGGGGACCCTGGAACGCTACACGGTGGAGAGGACCAACTCGGGCAGTGGGGTCCTGTCCACGCTCACCATCAACAACGTCATGGAGGCCGACTTTCAGACCCACTACAACTGCACTGCCTGGAACAGCTTCGGCCCGGGAACAGCCATCATCCAGCTGGAAGAGCGAG AGGTGTTACCCGTGGGCATCATCGCCGGGGCCACCATCGGTGCAGGCATCCTGCTCATCTTCTTCTTCATCGCCTTGGTGTTCTTTCTCTACCGGCGCCGCAAAGGCA GTCGCAAAGACGTGACCCTGAGGAAGCTGGACATCAAAGTGGAGACCGTGAACCGGGAGCCACTCACGATGCATTCTGACCGGGAGGACGATACTGCCAGCGTCTCCACGGCGACCCGTGTCATGAAGGCCATCTACTCG TCCTTCAAGGATGACGTGGACCTAAAGCAGGATCTGCGCTGTGACACCATCGACACCCGGGAGGAGTATGAGATGAAG GACCCCACCAATGGCTACTACAATGTGCGTGCCCACGAAGACCGCCCGTCTTCCAGGGCAGTGCTCTATGCTGACTACCGTGCCCCCGGCCCTGCCCGCTTCGACGGCCGCCCCTCCTCCCGCCTCTCCCACTCCAGCGGCTACGCCCAGCTCAACACGTACAGCCGGGCCCCGGCCCCCGACTACGGCCCTGAGCCCACGCCCCCTGGTCCTGCTGCCCCCGCTGGCAACGACACTGCCAGCCAGCTGTCCTACGAGAACTATGAGAAGTTCAATTCCCATCCCTTCCCCGGGGCAGCAGGGTACCCCACCTACCGGCTGGGCTACCCCCAGGCCCCACCGTCCGGCCTGGAGAGGACCCCATACGAGGCATACGACCCCATCGGCAAGTACGCCACCGCCACGCGGTTCTCCTACACCTCCCAGCACTCGGACTACGGCCAGAGATTCCAGCAGCGCATGCAGACGCACGTGTAG